A genomic window from Patescibacteria group bacterium includes:
- a CDS encoding PAS domain S-box protein: protein MLSLFKRNGAPENKTTTAAVNHAQSAATGLLAECADRYRLVFNTAQSGIAIVDADTARIEDINVSFEKMSGCQRKDAVGRSLWDKQCCLRTLFADKAEFADFIREGVLHQAARSLKTHKGELIPVEVDANVYDECGRKMIRFVPRDITERQRIEENLRSSEERFRRIFEEATVGIVLSGLDFKFIRVNRKFCEIVGRSESELLKLTYADITHPDHIAANRQGIGDLLKGTLREYNTVKRYLTKSGQEIWASTHVNLIRDASGQPLYFLTMIQDITAQRTAELVLIKEAERESFLLDVYGRAAKMSDQELYEFVLDRVVRLTDSAVGFFHLVIDGQKEIILNTWNKEALKSCRAPDVGHRPIESAGNWMDAMRQKKPVIYNDFAASPNRKGFPSGHVELKRLMSVPTFENESFRILFGVGNKQKPYNERDIAQVQLVAATLFKIIRQRQVEKDLRESEMAYRQVFEGSQEAFILLDGMTIVDCNDATLKMFGTTERTQIIGRRPDEISPLQQPSGQDSQTAAREAVDRALKLKFFRFEWMHRRMGGQDFLAEVTLSSFEVHGRFRCHAFLRDLSEREQQAKMFMQAFNTAPLMMTLATVDGGEFIEVNEAFTRITGYSRDEVLGQTEVKLGIVSAEDRQRVVETLRISGRAHGMDTVIWQKGGSRRICRLTTEPVTVGERRLLLTIAEDVTDQQESEAEVKRVHEQIRRSEADLRQAQKFAKIGSWRWHVQADKLEWSDEMYRIFGIDKAKFTGRLTDVMTAAIHPDDRMRVEVANRSVIEKAQPMPMEYRIVHPDGAVFTVWAEAFEFIRDAAGKISVLSGIVQDITDRRRVEHKFTEARQRFVELFNSLPVCIYRNTPGPKGSFIEVNPAMVAMFEADSKEELLKISVSDLYVDPADRLLISEKIKKLGFVKSEVVRLKTLKGRKIWGAVTAVLKKNEIDKEYFDGVIEDVTARVEAESALRASEEKYRNFIENTQDIIYAADPSGVLTYISPQVSMYGYKESDLIGRSFTEFVSAEFFFEEDLERARVNWSEFMKTGVFKPFSLRFRRRDGQFVWVEASGSHYKNSDNKLAGTIGVVRNIHERKVAEEHAYELDTIKNKFVQVVSQQMRTPLSSVRWGLEQVLSDKMGPLTGSQRQILRMSLEANKEAVGRIADLLLVMDIEAGRLRLEPEKIILEDLVRSVCANNKQKFELKKITHEHTYSDDQISTVNVDQEKFRDLFGRLLDNAISYTPEGGRITTRIKKEQKTVRVEVTDTGIGIPTGEQEQLFRRFHRFSNAAIIKPEGSGIGLHIAKSVIEAHGGKMGYESQEGKGSTFWFELPLAG, encoded by the coding sequence ATGTTGTCCCTATTCAAGCGCAACGGCGCCCCGGAAAATAAAACGACAACAGCGGCGGTCAATCATGCGCAATCCGCCGCTACGGGTTTGTTGGCCGAGTGTGCTGATCGGTATCGGTTAGTTTTTAATACCGCTCAGTCTGGCATCGCGATCGTTGATGCAGACACGGCGCGGATTGAGGATATCAACGTCAGTTTTGAAAAAATGTCCGGTTGCCAGCGAAAAGATGCCGTGGGCCGTAGTCTTTGGGACAAACAGTGTTGTCTCCGCACCTTGTTCGCTGATAAGGCGGAATTCGCCGATTTTATCCGCGAGGGAGTATTGCACCAGGCTGCTCGAAGCCTCAAGACCCACAAAGGAGAGCTTATTCCGGTTGAAGTCGATGCTAATGTCTACGACGAATGCGGTCGGAAGATGATTCGTTTCGTGCCGCGCGACATCACTGAACGCCAGCGAATCGAGGAAAATCTGCGATCGAGCGAGGAGAGATTTCGCCGCATCTTCGAAGAGGCTACTGTCGGTATCGTGCTGTCCGGACTGGATTTTAAATTCATTCGCGTCAACCGGAAGTTCTGCGAGATCGTCGGCCGCTCCGAGTCGGAACTGTTGAAACTGACGTACGCGGATATCACGCATCCCGATCATATTGCCGCTAATCGCCAGGGTATCGGCGATCTCCTCAAGGGGACGTTACGGGAGTACAACACGGTCAAACGTTATTTGACCAAGTCGGGTCAGGAAATCTGGGCTTCAACCCACGTCAACCTTATTCGCGACGCTTCCGGCCAGCCGCTTTATTTCCTGACGATGATCCAGGATATCACGGCGCAGCGGACGGCTGAACTTGTTTTGATCAAGGAGGCGGAGCGGGAGTCTTTCCTCCTCGATGTTTACGGCCGGGCGGCCAAGATGTCGGATCAGGAACTTTATGAGTTCGTTCTTGATCGCGTGGTACGGCTGACTGACAGCGCTGTCGGTTTCTTCCATCTGGTGATCGATGGCCAAAAGGAGATAATTCTGAATACTTGGAATAAAGAGGCGTTGAAGAGCTGTCGGGCTCCTGATGTCGGCCATCGTCCGATCGAATCGGCCGGCAACTGGATGGACGCGATGCGGCAAAAGAAGCCGGTAATCTACAATGATTTCGCCGCTTCGCCCAACCGCAAAGGGTTCCCGAGCGGCCATGTCGAACTGAAGCGCCTCATGAGCGTGCCGACGTTCGAGAATGAAAGTTTTCGGATCCTTTTCGGGGTCGGAAACAAGCAGAAACCGTATAACGAGCGCGATATTGCCCAGGTCCAGCTGGTAGCCGCTACTTTGTTCAAGATCATCCGGCAACGCCAGGTGGAAAAAGATTTGCGCGAGAGCGAAATGGCCTATCGCCAGGTATTCGAGGGTTCTCAGGAGGCTTTTATCCTTCTGGATGGCATGACCATTGTCGATTGCAATGATGCCACCTTGAAGATGTTCGGCACGACAGAACGGACGCAGATCATTGGCAGGCGCCCCGACGAAATCTCGCCATTGCAGCAGCCCAGCGGACAGGATTCGCAAACGGCCGCGCGGGAAGCGGTTGATCGCGCTTTGAAGCTTAAATTTTTTCGGTTCGAGTGGATGCATCGGCGGATGGGCGGCCAGGATTTTTTGGCCGAGGTTACGCTGTCGTCGTTCGAGGTGCATGGCCGGTTCAGATGTCACGCATTTTTGCGCGACCTTTCTGAACGCGAGCAACAGGCTAAGATGTTCATGCAGGCGTTCAACACCGCGCCGCTCATGATGACGCTGGCGACCGTTGATGGGGGTGAGTTCATCGAGGTCAACGAGGCTTTTACGCGCATCACCGGGTATTCCCGTGACGAGGTTCTTGGCCAGACGGAAGTCAAATTAGGGATTGTAAGCGCTGAAGATCGCCAGCGGGTGGTCGAGACCCTGCGTATTTCCGGCCGTGCGCATGGCATGGATACGGTCATATGGCAGAAAGGTGGCAGTCGCCGCATTTGTCGGCTCACGACCGAGCCGGTTACGGTGGGCGAACGAAGGCTGCTGCTGACGATTGCCGAGGATGTCACCGATCAACAGGAGAGTGAGGCTGAAGTTAAGAGGGTGCATGAACAGATTCGTCGTTCGGAAGCCGACCTGCGCCAGGCTCAGAAGTTCGCCAAGATCGGCAGTTGGCGCTGGCATGTCCAAGCCGATAAGCTTGAGTGGTCGGACGAGATGTACCGGATTTTCGGCATCGACAAAGCCAAATTTACGGGTCGGTTGACTGATGTAATGACCGCAGCTATCCATCCTGACGATCGCATGCGGGTTGAGGTCGCCAATCGTTCCGTGATTGAGAAGGCGCAGCCGATGCCGATGGAGTATCGCATCGTTCATCCTGACGGCGCTGTTTTCACGGTTTGGGCCGAGGCTTTTGAATTTATCCGCGATGCCGCCGGCAAGATCAGCGTCTTGTCCGGGATCGTCCAGGATATTACTGACCGTCGTCGGGTTGAGCACAAATTTACTGAAGCGCGCCAGCGGTTTGTCGAATTGTTCAATAGCTTGCCGGTTTGCATTTATCGCAATACGCCCGGACCCAAAGGCAGTTTCATCGAAGTGAATCCGGCGATGGTGGCGATGTTCGAAGCCGATTCGAAAGAAGAGTTGCTGAAGATCAGCGTCTCCGATCTTTATGTTGACCCCGCCGATCGTCTTTTGATCAGCGAAAAGATCAAGAAACTCGGTTTCGTTAAGAGCGAGGTTGTCCGGCTCAAGACGCTCAAGGGTCGCAAGATCTGGGGCGCGGTGACTGCCGTATTGAAAAAGAATGAGATCGACAAAGAATATTTTGATGGCGTCATCGAGGATGTGACGGCTCGGGTTGAGGCGGAGAGCGCCTTGCGGGCCAGCGAGGAGAAATACCGCAATTTCATTGAGAACACCCAGGATATCATTTATGCCGCCGATCCATCTGGCGTCCTGACTTATATCAGTCCGCAGGTCAGCATGTATGGTTATAAGGAAAGCGATCTGATCGGACGTAGCTTCACGGAGTTCGTGTCCGCGGAGTTTTTCTTCGAGGAAGATCTGGAGCGGGCTCGGGTTAATTGGTCGGAGTTCATGAAGACCGGCGTATTCAAACCGTTCAGTTTGCGGTTCAGACGCCGGGATGGGCAATTCGTCTGGGTGGAGGCGTCTGGTTCGCATTATAAAAATTCCGACAATAAATTAGCCGGCACGATCGGCGTGGTTCGCAATATCCACGAACGCAAAGTCGCTGAAGAGCACGCCTACGAACTTGATACTATCAAGAATAAATTCGTGCAGGTCGTGTCTCAGCAGATGCGTACGCCATTGAGCTCGGTTCGTTGGGGGCTGGAACAGGTTTTATCCGATAAAATGGGGCCGCTGACCGGCAGCCAGCGGCAGATCTTGAGGATGTCTCTTGAGGCCAATAAAGAAGCGGTTGGTCGCATCGCGGACCTGCTTTTGGTCATGGATATCGAAGCCGGACGCCTGCGGTTGGAGCCGGAAAAAATCATTCTTGAAGATCTGGTACGTTCGGTTTGCGCGAACAATAAACAAAAGTTCGAACTCAAAAAAATCACGCATGAACATACGTATAGTGATGACCAAATCAGCACGGTAAATGTTGATCAGGAGAAGTTCCGGGATCTGTTCGGGCGGCTCTTGGATAATGCCATCAGCTATACGCCCGAAGGCGGTCGGATCACTACTCGGATCAAAAAGGAACAGAAGACGGTGCGCGTGGAGGTCACCGATACCGGCATCGGCATTCCGACT
- a CDS encoding Ada metal-binding domain-containing protein — protein MNRQRTYKLQKDGRTISSRQPWRYAGWRLGKIFGRLDCASGRRMKPENRVFFLTWDDAIAAGYRPCKNCRPTPSDRYTTPNRKTRPR, from the coding sequence ATGAACCGACAGCGGACTTATAAGCTCCAAAAAGACGGCCGCACGATCTCGAGCCGGCAACCGTGGCGCTACGCCGGCTGGAGGTTGGGCAAGATCTTCGGCCGGCTGGACTGCGCTTCAGGCCGACGGATGAAGCCGGAGAACCGCGTCTTTTTTCTCACTTGGGACGATGCTATCGCCGCCGGCTACCGGCCATGCAAGAACTGCCGGCCGACGCCGTCGGATCGTTACACAACCCCTAACCGAAAAACGAGGCCGCGATGA
- a CDS encoding Rieske (2Fe-2S) protein, with product MVRNPLKKMFQAWVCPGGGCDCAASEPVRVAAVKDIAADKSYCAAIGGRKISIVRSGDRFFALDNACTHLGGPLCKGVVKDGIVVCPWHGSEFKAETGEAISGPAKKAVSTVELEVRGDDLYAPPQNSRPAVKPQAIALVFHPEFDRERPFRYEPFVKEVVEGLKFPFKLHGVLSAMLIAQDDDELDFDLGGIHATEVDLKKMTALMDALNAKWGTSVTYCLYHSSQFPGDMLLNVRGFQATSTVANDIKF from the coding sequence TTTGTCCGGGCGGAGGTTGCGATTGCGCCGCCAGCGAGCCTGTGCGCGTGGCCGCGGTCAAGGATATCGCCGCCGATAAGTCGTATTGCGCCGCGATCGGCGGCAGGAAAATATCCATCGTGCGTTCGGGCGATCGTTTTTTCGCCCTCGATAACGCTTGTACCCACTTGGGCGGCCCGTTGTGCAAGGGCGTGGTCAAGGATGGGATCGTCGTTTGTCCCTGGCACGGCTCCGAATTCAAGGCGGAGACTGGCGAAGCGATCAGTGGTCCGGCCAAAAAGGCCGTCAGCACGGTTGAACTCGAAGTTCGCGGCGACGATCTTTATGCTCCGCCGCAGAATAGTCGTCCGGCTGTGAAACCTCAGGCGATCGCGTTGGTTTTTCATCCGGAATTCGATCGCGAGCGGCCTTTCCGTTACGAGCCGTTCGTCAAAGAGGTGGTCGAAGGATTGAAATTCCCTTTCAAACTTCACGGCGTGCTGTCGGCCATGCTTATCGCCCAGGATGACGACGAACTCGACTTCGACCTGGGTGGCATTCACGCCACCGAGGTTGATTTGAAGAAAATGACGGCGCTCATGGACGCGCTCAACGCCAAGTGGGGCACGTCCGTGACCTACTGCTTGTATCACTCCAGCCAGTTTCCCGGCGACATGCTCCTGAATGTCCGCGGTTTCCAGGCGACGTCGACCGTCGCGAACGACATCAAGTTTTGA
- a CDS encoding radical SAM protein: protein MTKMFSLRFDPDLWQLEQRQPVNTLQMFITAACDRRCPECFFRQHFNAGAMTLDFYRRTVEQYRPSIGKVIILGGEPTLHRDLPAMLAFNRDLGLPTTLYTNGRRLMALAPKDLAGVSVRLSVDGLTGGLKPALALPKLGPVIMPVFMTSRNNTGDLLPFLDHVERSLGCTEAFISSIRDIQESSDFWLDTSTTLPLRDYAATVQRTIDAYRGRLTLHISRRGVIAAGGPRRTAEPPNRCRFGNVLPDGRLITCPFDICKNRVTDGLRFGEQRCEKTRGGGCLLQKLVLRRKPT from the coding sequence ATGACAAAAATGTTCAGTTTGCGTTTCGATCCCGATCTCTGGCAGCTCGAACAGCGACAACCAGTCAACACGCTGCAAATGTTCATCACGGCCGCCTGCGACCGCCGCTGTCCGGAATGTTTCTTCCGACAGCACTTCAACGCCGGAGCGATGACCCTGGATTTCTACCGCCGGACGGTCGAGCAATATCGCCCATCCATCGGCAAGGTCATCATCCTGGGCGGCGAACCGACGCTACATCGCGACCTGCCGGCCATGCTCGCATTCAACCGCGACCTCGGCCTGCCGACCACGCTCTACACCAACGGCCGACGGCTGATGGCGCTCGCGCCGAAAGATCTGGCCGGCGTTTCGGTCAGGCTGTCAGTCGACGGCCTGACCGGCGGACTCAAGCCGGCGCTGGCCCTGCCGAAACTCGGACCAGTGATCATGCCGGTCTTCATGACGAGCCGGAATAACACCGGCGACTTGCTGCCGTTCCTGGACCACGTCGAGCGCTCCCTCGGCTGCACCGAGGCGTTCATCTCGAGCATCCGTGACATCCAAGAAAGCAGCGATTTCTGGCTGGATACGTCGACGACCCTGCCTCTTCGCGATTATGCGGCGACCGTCCAACGGACGATCGACGCTTACCGCGGACGGCTGACCTTGCATATCTCCCGGCGCGGCGTGATCGCTGCCGGCGGCCCGCGCCGAACGGCCGAACCGCCTAACCGCTGCCGCTTCGGCAACGTCCTGCCCGACGGACGGCTCATCACTTGTCCGTTCGACATCTGCAAAAACCGCGTCACGGACGGTCTGCGCTTCGGCGAACAACGCTGCGAAAAGACGAGGGGCGGCGGCTGTCTGCTGCAGAAACTCGTCCTGCGACGAAAACCGACATGA